In the Bremerella alba genome, one interval contains:
- a CDS encoding CAP domain-containing protein: MTRLPLALLLMLVLSTSLVAAPATTDGNPKPKDDEKKEMETKKADAQAPGDDFLHKHPTLVKMWHHSNQVRARYQLPAQRISPELTKAAQDHAWYMARTGQFSHSVNGSFVSRARRHHYPGSPHGEIILYGSSSISECFNGWLNSPGHRAILLSGAREVGYGYAIGRNGRAYWVGVFGN, encoded by the coding sequence ATGACCCGATTGCCCCTTGCCCTTTTATTGATGCTGGTTTTGTCCACGTCGCTCGTTGCCGCCCCTGCCACCACCGACGGTAATCCCAAGCCGAAGGACGACGAGAAGAAGGAAATGGAAACCAAGAAAGCCGACGCCCAAGCTCCCGGCGACGACTTTCTGCATAAGCACCCCACGCTCGTGAAGATGTGGCATCACTCGAATCAGGTTCGCGCACGGTATCAGCTACCGGCTCAGCGGATCAGCCCGGAACTGACCAAAGCGGCCCAAGACCATGCCTGGTACATGGCGCGCACTGGCCAGTTCAGCCATTCCGTGAATGGCAGCTTCGTCTCGCGGGCCCGGCGACATCACTACCCAGGCTCACCGCACGGAGAGATTATCTTGTACGGTTCGAGCAGCATTTCCGAGTGCTTCAACGGCTGGCTCAACAGCCCTGGCCACCGAGCCATCTTGCTTAGTGGTGCGCGAGAAGTTGGCTACGGTTACGCCATCGGCCGCAACGGCAGAGCCTATTGGGTCGGCGTGTTTGGTAACTAA
- a CDS encoding trans-sulfuration enzyme family protein encodes MSVAPERKANQGTSTTAVQGGEARMKPGNAITDAIFCASTYTFDNTDSIIRYIEENQVREEYGRYGNPGEKTAEAKLAAIEGGESAVLYSCGMAAFVGLLMAKVSSGDNVVFFDECYHRSREFCGKHLARFGVETRTVKTGDYDAMEKAIDANTKMLISESPTNPHLSCVDLEKFTEIGKKHGVETLIDATLATPYNLRPLEYGVDYVLHSATKYLAGHNDLLAGAIIGSEQQLADVRQLRGVMGGINAPHNCYLLLRGLKTFSLRMQRHNANGMAIAQFLEDHPMVEKVYYPGLASHPYHDIAKATMRGFGGLVTFNVKGADWRKTANVVDNAKIFKIAPSLGGVESLIEQPLVMSYYQQTPENRAKFGIYDNMIRIACGIEDTEDLIADLKQALDNA; translated from the coding sequence ATGTCAGTGGCTCCAGAACGAAAAGCAAATCAAGGCACCTCCACCACCGCCGTGCAAGGTGGCGAGGCCCGCATGAAGCCGGGCAATGCGATCACCGACGCCATCTTCTGCGCGTCGACCTACACCTTCGACAATACCGATTCGATTATTCGCTATATCGAAGAAAATCAGGTTCGCGAAGAGTACGGCCGCTACGGTAACCCGGGCGAGAAAACTGCCGAAGCCAAACTGGCCGCCATCGAAGGAGGCGAGTCGGCCGTCCTTTATTCGTGCGGCATGGCGGCATTCGTCGGGCTGTTGATGGCCAAGGTCAGCTCAGGCGACAACGTGGTCTTCTTCGACGAGTGTTATCACCGCAGTCGCGAGTTCTGCGGCAAGCACCTAGCCCGCTTCGGTGTCGAAACCAGGACGGTAAAGACCGGCGATTACGATGCGATGGAAAAGGCCATCGACGCCAACACCAAGATGCTCATCAGTGAGTCGCCTACCAATCCGCATTTGAGCTGTGTCGACCTCGAAAAGTTCACCGAGATTGGTAAGAAGCATGGCGTTGAAACGCTGATCGATGCCACACTGGCGACGCCGTACAACTTGCGTCCGCTGGAATATGGCGTCGATTATGTCTTGCATTCGGCAACGAAGTACCTCGCCGGTCACAACGACCTTCTGGCCGGGGCAATCATCGGCAGTGAACAGCAGTTGGCCGATGTGCGTCAACTGCGCGGCGTGATGGGGGGCATCAACGCTCCGCACAATTGCTACCTGTTGCTTCGCGGGCTGAAGACCTTCTCGCTTCGAATGCAGCGACATAATGCCAACGGTATGGCGATCGCCCAGTTCCTGGAAGATCACCCGATGGTCGAGAAAGTTTATTATCCGGGACTGGCTTCGCACCCTTACCACGACATCGCCAAGGCCACGATGCGTGGCTTCGGCGGGCTGGTCACTTTCAATGTGAAGGGTGCCGACTGGCGAAAAACGGCCAACGTGGTCGACAACGCGAAGATCTTCAAAATCGCGCCGAGTTTGGGTGGCGTCGAATCGTTGATCGAGCAGCCGTTGGTGATGAGCTATTACCAGCAAACGCC